In Kordia antarctica, the following proteins share a genomic window:
- a CDS encoding tetratricopeptide repeat protein has protein sequence MNFDDQTYEQVASYLNNEMDKAEKTAFEALLKNDTELASFVETFSTLDSVYNEDTWTIKSNASIEDVKALANEFRGDDVVDLSKKIRAIQQHTTQETSTKNRKSYFYYISSAVAIAAVCSLFYFSFTQSITANDAFEQYHDWNTLPSFQTKSAAENNLAKASKLFQEKKYQEALTIFTEYEKENNTYNPQIQLYIGVSQLELENYQEAIQTFNTLKNSNTIDAHKAYWYTALTYLKQNDAENAKKVLNSLVQISGNYNYEKAKKLLKKLK, from the coding sequence ATGAATTTTGATGACCAAACATATGAGCAAGTTGCCTCATATTTGAACAACGAGATGGATAAAGCCGAAAAAACCGCATTTGAAGCTTTACTTAAAAATGACACAGAACTCGCTTCATTTGTAGAAACGTTTTCTACACTAGATAGTGTGTATAACGAAGACACATGGACTATAAAAAGTAATGCTTCTATTGAAGATGTAAAAGCACTTGCCAACGAGTTTAGAGGCGATGATGTTGTTGATTTGTCTAAAAAGATCCGCGCCATTCAACAGCATACTACTCAAGAAACTTCCACAAAAAACAGAAAATCCTATTTCTATTATATTTCTTCTGCTGTTGCAATAGCGGCTGTATGTTCGTTGTTTTATTTCTCGTTTACGCAATCAATTACAGCAAATGACGCTTTTGAGCAATACCACGATTGGAATACATTACCATCTTTTCAAACAAAAAGTGCGGCTGAGAATAATCTAGCGAAAGCGAGCAAATTATTTCAAGAAAAGAAATACCAAGAAGCCTTAACTATTTTCACAGAGTACGAAAAAGAAAACAACACATACAATCCACAAATACAACTCTATATTGGTGTTTCGCAACTGGAACTTGAAAATTATCAGGAAGCTATTCAAACTTTTAACACGCTAAAAAATAGCAATACAATTGATGCGCACAAAGCATATTGGTATACCGCATTAACATATTTGAAACAAAACGATGCTGAAAATGCAAAGAAAGTTTTAAATTCCTTAGTTCAAATTTCAGGTAATTACAATTACGAAAAAGCAAAAAAACTACTCAAAAAGTTAAAATAA
- a CDS encoding lanthionine synthetase C family protein → MNKELLEEKLKEIDLIIKSKYKEESQIGVLAGLAGVSLFEFYYSKYLDIDDHADIGVEMLTDCIDKINEGYSYPTFCTGIAGAGWVLDHLEQEEFMDADNDDLLPELDQYIHTFMVTDMKNGNYDFLHGAIGYAFYFLNRYRNTKSDELKDKYKTILNEFIDLLEDMSEDAGDGKTKWISELSIETKEKGYNLSLSHGMSSIVGILTKLHVYDDFKAKSEPMLKGAINYIMSHKTDDMEAFSIFPSWITDNKEDENGQSRLAWCYGDLGVAMRFWFASKTLNDKALGDTALAVLKHSAARIKQEDSLVRDAGLCHGSYGNAQMFLRMYKETGDKEFKDAFEFWIQDGIDRGTHKEGYAGYMQWKGVDKSWAPETSLLEGIAGIGLSILDYLADYDTNWDECLMIS, encoded by the coding sequence ATGAATAAAGAGCTCTTAGAAGAAAAGTTAAAAGAAATTGACCTAATTATTAAATCGAAATATAAAGAAGAATCTCAAATAGGAGTTTTGGCTGGATTGGCTGGTGTCTCATTGTTTGAGTTTTACTATTCAAAGTATCTTGATATTGACGATCATGCCGATATTGGTGTGGAAATGCTAACCGATTGTATTGACAAAATCAATGAAGGATACAGTTATCCAACGTTTTGTACAGGTATTGCCGGTGCAGGTTGGGTTTTAGATCATTTGGAGCAAGAAGAATTTATGGATGCTGATAATGACGATTTACTTCCAGAATTAGATCAATACATACACACATTCATGGTAACCGACATGAAAAACGGAAATTACGATTTCCTTCATGGTGCTATTGGATATGCTTTTTACTTCCTTAATCGGTACCGAAATACAAAATCAGACGAATTAAAAGATAAATATAAAACCATCTTAAACGAATTTATAGACTTGTTAGAAGACATGTCTGAAGATGCCGGCGACGGGAAAACAAAATGGATTTCTGAATTGAGCATCGAAACCAAAGAGAAAGGCTATAACTTAAGTCTATCTCACGGAATGTCGAGCATTGTAGGGATCTTAACAAAACTTCACGTATACGATGATTTCAAAGCGAAATCGGAACCAATGTTAAAAGGTGCTATCAATTATATCATGAGTCATAAAACTGACGATATGGAAGCTTTTTCTATCTTCCCAAGTTGGATTACCGATAACAAAGAAGACGAAAACGGGCAAAGTCGTTTGGCTTGGTGTTATGGCGATCTTGGTGTTGCTATGCGCTTTTGGTTTGCTTCAAAAACATTAAACGATAAAGCATTAGGAGATACAGCTCTTGCAGTATTAAAACATTCTGCTGCAAGAATTAAGCAAGAAGACAGTTTAGTAAGAGATGCTGGTCTTTGTCACGGTTCGTACGGAAATGCGCAAATGTTTTTAAGAATGTACAAAGAAACTGGCGACAAAGAATTTAAAGATGCTTTTGAATTTTGGATTCAAGACGGAATTGACCGAGGAACTCACAAAGAAGGATATGCTGGCTATATGCAATGGAAAGGTGTTGACAAAAGTTGGGCACCAGAAACATCATTGCTAGAAGGAATTGCTGGAATTGGATTAAGTATTCTTGACTATTTAGCAGATTACGATACAAATTGGGATGAATGTTTAATGATAAGCTAA
- a CDS encoding lantibiotic dehydratase family protein, whose translation MSKNPYKNFSKYILRTPLFSFTSYQKLTSKQEISEEDFRTVCTNPIVREALFLASPSLFEEIDRWLAGEMDDAKKEQKLRYSILKYISRMSSRCTPFGLFAGCSVGEFGEETEIQLKGSDQNKRHTRLDMNYLVALSQDLVTNKKIREQLLFFPNSSIYKAGPQLRYIEYKYFNSRRHHHIVAVDDTEYLAIVLEKASHGASLSQLASLLVDDEITMEEATEFIEELVSSQLLISELEPSVSGPEFLDQICNVLERLQGVESILAALKEADKKINKIDQSIGNNPKVYLELSEFLQELDTDFELKFMFQTDMVLQNTKNTLSTTVIDDIQKGYALLNRLTFPQTTTTLTKFKDAFHERFEEREVPLSTALDVEIGIGYKQDQGAGDVNPLVDNIMIPGRQSKHPIMEVRWSSINSYFQDKLIEAFKNDDYIIKIDAADFKDYDLNWDDLPDTMSCMIEILEDKNGEQKIKFSGGGGSSAANLLGRFCHGDPELFKYTQEMVDMEAEMNKDKILAEIVHLPESRVGNILMRPDLRKYEIPYLAKSIKDEEDQLPIDDLMVSVKNHSKVLLRSKKYNKEVVPHLTNAHNYSSNSLPIYHFLSDMQTQGIRSGVGFGLGPFANEYPFLPRVEFNNLILHDAAWNLKKSHIEPLLKAKKDNEKLSAEIKTLRDSLKIPQYVMLADGDNELLVNFGNLTSVRMLLDTVSKRGSFKLTEFLFSESGVVKEGNEYYTNQVIVSFYNEEKLTQSKQPNE comes from the coding sequence ATGAGTAAAAATCCATATAAGAATTTTTCAAAATATATATTACGAACACCACTTTTCTCATTCACTTCCTATCAAAAATTGACTTCTAAACAAGAAATCTCTGAGGAAGATTTTAGAACCGTTTGTACAAATCCTATTGTGAGAGAAGCACTATTTTTAGCTTCGCCTTCATTATTTGAAGAAATAGATCGATGGCTCGCCGGTGAAATGGACGACGCTAAGAAAGAACAAAAATTACGCTATTCTATTTTAAAATATATTTCTAGAATGTCTTCTAGATGTACGCCGTTTGGACTATTTGCTGGATGTTCGGTAGGTGAATTTGGTGAAGAAACAGAAATTCAACTCAAAGGTTCCGATCAAAATAAGCGTCACACGCGATTAGATATGAACTATTTAGTAGCGCTTTCGCAAGATTTGGTTACCAATAAAAAAATTAGAGAACAATTGCTCTTCTTTCCAAACTCTAGTATTTACAAAGCCGGACCGCAATTACGCTACATAGAATACAAATATTTCAACAGTAGAAGACATCACCATATTGTTGCGGTTGATGATACAGAATATTTAGCAATTGTATTGGAAAAAGCTTCTCATGGCGCATCTTTATCACAGCTTGCATCTTTATTGGTTGATGATGAAATTACGATGGAAGAAGCTACAGAATTCATTGAAGAATTGGTGTCTAGCCAATTACTCATCAGTGAACTTGAACCTTCGGTTTCTGGCCCTGAATTCTTAGATCAAATATGTAATGTATTGGAACGTTTGCAAGGTGTTGAAAGTATATTGGCGGCATTAAAAGAAGCTGACAAAAAAATAAACAAAATTGACCAATCTATCGGAAACAATCCGAAAGTATACTTAGAGTTGAGTGAGTTTTTACAGGAATTAGACACTGATTTCGAACTGAAATTTATGTTCCAAACCGATATGGTGTTACAAAACACGAAAAACACATTAAGTACTACGGTTATTGATGACATCCAAAAAGGATATGCATTACTAAACAGACTCACATTTCCACAAACGACGACAACACTCACAAAATTTAAAGATGCGTTTCACGAACGATTTGAAGAACGTGAAGTGCCACTTTCTACGGCGTTAGATGTTGAAATCGGAATTGGTTACAAACAAGATCAAGGTGCTGGAGATGTAAATCCGTTAGTGGATAATATTATGATTCCTGGAAGACAATCCAAACATCCAATAATGGAAGTACGTTGGTCATCGATTAATTCATACTTTCAAGATAAACTAATAGAAGCCTTCAAAAATGATGATTATATTATCAAAATTGACGCTGCCGATTTTAAGGATTATGACCTCAACTGGGACGATCTTCCAGATACGATGTCGTGTATGATTGAAATTTTAGAAGATAAAAATGGTGAACAAAAAATTAAGTTTAGCGGCGGTGGCGGATCTAGTGCAGCAAACTTATTAGGACGTTTCTGCCACGGTGATCCAGAACTTTTTAAGTATACACAAGAAATGGTAGACATGGAAGCGGAGATGAACAAAGATAAAATCTTAGCAGAAATTGTGCATCTTCCAGAATCGAGAGTTGGTAACATTCTAATGCGTCCAGATTTACGTAAATATGAAATTCCATACTTAGCAAAATCTATCAAAGACGAAGAAGATCAATTACCAATTGACGATTTGATGGTTTCTGTAAAAAATCATAGCAAAGTATTATTACGTTCTAAAAAATATAACAAAGAAGTTGTGCCACATTTAACCAATGCGCACAATTATTCTTCCAATTCATTGCCAATTTATCACTTTCTATCCGATATGCAAACGCAAGGAATTAGAAGTGGCGTTGGATTTGGATTAGGTCCTTTTGCAAACGAATATCCTTTCTTGCCACGTGTAGAATTTAACAATTTAATCTTGCACGATGCTGCTTGGAATTTAAAGAAAAGCCACATTGAACCGTTGCTAAAAGCAAAAAAGGATAACGAAAAACTTTCTGCCGAAATAAAAACATTACGCGACAGCTTAAAAATTCCGCAATATGTAATGCTGGCTGATGGAGATAATGAATTGCTTGTTAACTTTGGCAACCTCACTTCCGTTCGTATGTTATTAGATACAGTAAGCAAACGAGGTTCATTCAAACTTACCGAATTTCTATTTAGTGAATCGGGTGTTGTAAAAGAAGGAAATGAATATTACACAAATCAAGTAATAGTTTCATTTTATAACGAAGAAAAATTAACTCAAAGCAAGCAGCCCAATGAATAA
- a CDS encoding S8 family serine peptidase, producing the protein MKKVFVNCCALLLMTFISCQKETINTEGTETVKESEITQKGDGSASNAEVGNELVILYPDGTTEAEKILKRAEYNIEEFKKCECADPNLELWVFSKREAGGGGLEDKRATAKSDEEIEGAEFNPNIKISETMFVDFAGIGSPSDGIAKRVASNQGVTVAVLDTGIMYDYEGFTTPFLYNSDQNGCNDNGYTELFGWNFVDENNNPYDNHQGRHGTIVTQLIASKFEAANVNYQILPVKVASETGNIRYFDALCGFQFAANKPDVDIINMSFGWYHHERELLEKFIIDVEDRILVVTSAGNKGTNNDMTTHYPSSYEVDNILAIAGLGSGGTPSNTPSSYYDAVVLNPNGSSSNSNSGLASFSNRGTMSVDIAAPSEQIPFIYNNETFYVDGTSYSAALTSGYSGTLHLNGMTGIALRAKVLENSVYNANLSEIQYSSHIPD; encoded by the coding sequence ATGAAAAAAGTATTCGTAAACTGTTGCGCATTGCTACTGATGACATTCATAAGTTGTCAAAAAGAAACTATCAACACTGAAGGAACTGAAACTGTAAAAGAATCAGAAATAACACAAAAAGGAGACGGAAGTGCTTCAAATGCTGAGGTAGGTAACGAACTCGTTATTCTATATCCTGACGGAACCACAGAAGCCGAAAAAATACTAAAAAGAGCAGAATACAACATTGAAGAATTTAAAAAATGTGAATGTGCAGACCCAAACCTTGAACTTTGGGTTTTTAGCAAAAGAGAAGCTGGCGGCGGTGGTTTGGAAGACAAACGAGCAACAGCTAAATCAGATGAAGAAATAGAAGGTGCAGAATTCAATCCGAATATTAAAATAAGCGAAACTATGTTTGTTGATTTTGCGGGTATTGGAAGCCCAAGTGACGGAATTGCAAAACGAGTAGCATCAAATCAAGGCGTAACCGTTGCCGTATTAGATACAGGCATCATGTATGATTATGAAGGTTTTACCACGCCATTTTTATACAATAGCGATCAAAATGGTTGCAATGATAATGGCTATACTGAATTGTTTGGTTGGAATTTTGTAGACGAAAACAACAACCCGTATGACAATCACCAAGGAAGACACGGAACGATTGTTACACAATTAATTGCTTCTAAATTTGAAGCAGCAAACGTAAATTATCAAATTCTGCCTGTAAAAGTAGCGAGCGAAACAGGAAACATTCGGTATTTTGACGCCTTATGCGGATTTCAGTTTGCAGCAAACAAACCCGATGTAGATATTATAAATATGAGTTTTGGTTGGTATCACCATGAACGTGAGTTGCTTGAAAAGTTCATTATCGATGTTGAAGATCGAATCTTAGTTGTAACCTCAGCAGGAAACAAAGGTACCAATAATGATATGACTACACATTATCCATCATCGTATGAAGTAGATAATATTTTGGCAATTGCAGGTTTGGGAAGTGGCGGAACACCATCAAATACACCTAGCTCTTACTATGATGCTGTAGTACTAAATCCTAATGGTTCATCATCCAATAGCAATTCAGGCTTGGCAAGTTTTTCCAACAGAGGAACCATGTCAGTAGATATTGCGGCACCAAGCGAGCAAATACCTTTTATCTATAACAATGAAACATTTTATGTAGACGGAACCTCATACTCAGCTGCACTAACTTCAGGATATAGCGGAACGCTTCACTTAAATGGAATGACAGGAATCGCTTTAAGAGCAAAAGTTTTAGAAAATAGTGTGTACAATGCAAATCTTTCTGAAATACAATATTCTAGCCACATACCAGATTAG
- a CDS encoding RNA polymerase sigma factor gives MSNDAYFIEGLRTGRETVLQEIYDQFFSKVRTFVIQNKGNTTDAEDVFHNALIQLYIRLKNRQLTINSSFEAYLFTTCKNLWRRELNKKRVTKTLVVELEDKETENAFALLEQEQWELYIQKFQLLSENCRKVLTLLFNGTSYDEIVETFSYSSKVVARQRVFKCKAKLTKLIKEDAKFSKIKKL, from the coding sequence ATGTCAAATGATGCTTATTTTATTGAAGGACTTCGCACAGGAAGAGAAACTGTTTTACAAGAAATTTATGATCAATTTTTTTCAAAGGTCAGAACCTTTGTTATTCAAAATAAAGGCAATACTACCGATGCCGAAGATGTTTTTCACAATGCGTTGATTCAATTGTATATTCGACTCAAAAACAGACAACTTACTATCAATTCGTCTTTTGAAGCGTACCTTTTTACAACTTGCAAAAATCTTTGGCGAAGAGAATTAAATAAAAAACGGGTAACAAAAACCCTTGTTGTTGAACTTGAAGATAAAGAAACAGAAAATGCTTTTGCATTGCTTGAACAAGAACAGTGGGAATTGTACATTCAAAAATTTCAGTTACTGTCTGAGAATTGTAGAAAAGTATTGACATTATTGTTTAATGGTACTTCGTATGATGAAATTGTAGAAACTTTTTCATATTCGTCCAAAGTAGTCGCGAGACAACGTGTTTTTAAATGCAAAGCCAAACTAACCAAACTAATTAAGGAAGATGCTAAGTTTTCTAAAATAAAGAAATTATGA
- a CDS encoding T9SS type A sorting domain-containing protein: MKKIILSMFCLFLASSFTGIFAQQQSLQQQRIEKVEQQVQEFTKKNMQNVPQEQLTTFKNSFELGEHGFSFNDLSPEEEKEYVDNFKKNYLRVEYFKNHPEAWTPYQAEMAPICDNGGFEDGNFDNYEGQSAIGSQGGYNGSPNGECSALPTSGFGGFSWTPTTLNSTTNNDNFTLVSSGNDPIVATGGGTLSMINPNSPDPNNSRAVRINSARPLPSTGSCSPNRGINRLIKPITLTEDGIQTVRFYYALVAEFPNHTNRNPIFVARALDGNNAELDRLCVISNPAGNPFFTRFTPNPYPCATNQVDILWQNWTCAELEISGNAGDVINLEFIVADCGFGAHFGYAYVDDICVEACQPGDNFQGSIQLNDLDPCEVTLPFDVCADFILPQLNGQTGTLSANDTSLEILQNGAVVETLTNGVITGNTICFSVDAADFDTQTGGYDFQVNAEFTIGGGTQTADDVHTIPGQDNDYIFNNPDCCDIAATVANIVCYDQGSTDPSDDTWSIELTVTNSAGTTWNATTPNADSGGYGNATLIDMGNISDFPGAFTFLVADDGDPSCSTTVTVEAPKPCSPPCDLEATVVVGECNDNGTPSDYSDDFYNVTITVSGTNGLPWMVKKKLESNGLETVIHNGTGDVVDLELGPFDVSDGDWTLWVSLTDYTDCLIDTFITVPNCCNDEPYIIPYWQHPACPEVVCTADQWPIHVLSSDGSTITNGNGITIVWDNLDTPADENDIQDWIYASAEENWQATITYPNGCEYIITYYEDCCDEDIFIRVLECPSDGQLQSYQTALEKAMEAASASQSASVESEAQNSSQAQQAQIQNELDRLRTYKEARANSSGDECDPCELGYVFIQLVDANGDEIDIDDYDTFSWNNGSMVTNALFDLPMEDGPACFTATKIEYGKECVYQDCFFYECEEECLCDELTLGDLTVFEVNECLYSISASSIVNCSSDQIASEEYSFTINNGTPITSTGNGIYHTFTANGDYDITMRWTVVDTEGCETTVSISETVKIDCIKDPDPCKVPTNLHYDCRRANLTWTGDANTSYIVEVNWDDPACCRGGANPTSQRWDVTGTSFQLPYINQSGCFSWRVGVKCKDEIVWSALACGSCDTKPHEPGTSSVKTVAKITPNPNDGNMNIEISGNDKTPFTLKVYRFDGTLIKTFNENRIENQSIKISWNGKSVLNQGMYFFVITTDTETITKKVIIE, translated from the coding sequence ATGAAAAAAATTATTCTAAGTATGTTTTGTTTATTCTTGGCAAGTTCCTTTACAGGGATTTTTGCGCAACAACAATCATTGCAACAGCAGCGTATTGAAAAAGTTGAGCAACAAGTTCAAGAGTTTACAAAGAAAAACATGCAAAATGTTCCTCAGGAACAACTAACAACATTTAAAAATTCATTTGAACTTGGAGAGCATGGATTTTCATTTAATGATTTATCTCCTGAAGAAGAAAAAGAATATGTAGATAATTTTAAGAAAAATTATTTACGTGTTGAGTATTTTAAAAACCATCCAGAAGCTTGGACGCCTTATCAGGCAGAAATGGCTCCAATATGTGATAATGGAGGTTTTGAAGATGGGAATTTTGACAACTATGAAGGTCAGTCAGCCATCGGTTCACAAGGTGGATATAATGGTTCGCCAAACGGGGAATGTAGCGCTTTGCCAACAAGTGGCTTTGGAGGATTTTCATGGACACCAACAACTTTGAATAGTACTACAAATAATGATAACTTTACACTTGTTAGCTCTGGGAATGACCCAATTGTAGCTACAGGAGGCGGAACGTTGAGTATGATCAACCCAAATAGTCCAGATCCAAATAACTCAAGAGCTGTGCGAATCAATAGTGCGCGACCACTTCCATCAACTGGAAGCTGTAGCCCAAATAGAGGAATTAACAGATTGATAAAGCCAATTACGCTAACAGAAGATGGAATTCAAACGGTACGTTTTTATTATGCTTTAGTAGCAGAGTTTCCAAATCATACTAATAGAAACCCAATCTTTGTAGCAAGAGCTTTAGACGGGAACAATGCTGAGTTAGACAGATTATGTGTAATATCTAATCCAGCAGGAAATCCTTTTTTCACTCGCTTTACTCCAAACCCATATCCTTGTGCTACAAATCAAGTTGATATTTTATGGCAAAACTGGACATGTGCAGAACTAGAAATATCAGGGAATGCAGGAGATGTTATAAACTTAGAATTTATTGTTGCTGATTGTGGTTTTGGAGCACATTTTGGATATGCGTACGTAGATGATATTTGTGTAGAAGCATGTCAGCCAGGCGATAACTTCCAAGGAAGTATCCAATTAAACGATTTAGATCCATGTGAAGTTACACTTCCTTTTGATGTATGTGCGGATTTTATCTTACCACAATTGAATGGACAAACAGGAACACTTTCTGCTAATGATACTTCTTTAGAAATTTTGCAAAATGGAGCAGTAGTAGAAACATTAACAAATGGAGTAATTACAGGAAATACAATCTGTTTCAGTGTTGATGCTGCTGATTTTGATACACAAACTGGCGGTTATGATTTCCAAGTAAATGCAGAATTTACTATTGGAGGCGGTACGCAAACAGCAGATGATGTACATACCATACCAGGGCAAGACAATGATTATATCTTTAATAATCCTGACTGTTGTGATATTGCTGCCACCGTAGCAAATATTGTTTGTTATGATCAAGGAAGCACAGATCCTAGTGATGATACTTGGTCTATTGAGCTTACAGTAACCAATTCTGCTGGAACTACTTGGAATGCTACAACACCAAATGCAGATTCAGGAGGTTATGGAAATGCAACTCTTATTGATATGGGTAATATTTCAGACTTCCCAGGAGCATTTACTTTCCTTGTCGCTGATGACGGAGATCCTAGTTGTTCAACAACTGTTACTGTTGAAGCACCAAAACCATGTTCTCCTCCTTGTGATCTTGAAGCAACTGTTGTAGTAGGTGAATGTAATGATAACGGAACACCATCCGATTATTCAGATGATTTCTATAATGTTACTATAACTGTGAGTGGAACCAATGGACTTCCATGGATGGTTAAGAAAAAACTAGAAAGTAACGGTTTAGAAACTGTAATTCACAATGGTACTGGAGATGTTGTTGATTTAGAGTTAGGACCTTTTGACGTAAGTGACGGAGATTGGACATTATGGGTTAGTCTTACAGACTATACAGATTGTTTAATTGACACATTTATTACAGTGCCAAACTGTTGTAATGACGAACCATATATTATTCCTTACTGGCAACATCCAGCTTGCCCAGAAGTAGTTTGTACAGCAGATCAATGGCCAATTCATGTATTAAGTAGTGACGGAAGTACCATAACAAATGGAAACGGAATTACGATTGTTTGGGATAATTTGGATACTCCAGCAGATGAAAACGATATTCAAGATTGGATTTATGCGTCTGCAGAAGAAAATTGGCAAGCAACGATTACCTATCCAAATGGATGTGAGTATATTATAACATACTATGAAGACTGCTGTGATGAAGATATTTTTATTAGAGTATTAGAATGTCCTTCGGATGGTCAACTTCAATCATACCAAACAGCGCTTGAAAAAGCTATGGAAGCTGCTTCGGCAAGTCAATCTGCATCTGTAGAAAGTGAAGCGCAAAATTCATCGCAAGCACAACAAGCTCAAATTCAAAATGAATTAGACAGACTAAGAACCTACAAGGAAGCTCGTGCTAACAGTAGTGGAGATGAATGTGATCCTTGTGAATTAGGATACGTATTCATACAATTGGTAGATGCAAACGGAGACGAAATAGATATAGATGATTATGACACATTTAGTTGGAATAATGGATCTATGGTAACAAATGCCTTATTTGATTTGCCAATGGAAGATGGGCCAGCTTGCTTCACCGCCACTAAAATAGAATATGGTAAAGAATGTGTGTATCAAGATTGTTTCTTCTATGAATGTGAAGAAGAATGTTTATGTGATGAATTAACTCTTGGAGACTTAACCGTGTTCGAAGTAAATGAATGCTTATACTCAATATCAGCAAGTTCAATTGTAAACTGTTCTAGTGATCAAATTGCTAGTGAAGAATATTCTTTTACAATTAACAATGGAACACCAATCACTTCAACTGGGAATGGTATCTATCATACATTTACAGCAAATGGAGACTATGATATTACAATGAGATGGACTGTTGTAGACACTGAAGGATGTGAAACAACGGTATCTATTTCTGAAACGGTAAAAATAGACTGTATTAAAGACCCAGATCCATGTAAAGTTCCAACCAATTTACATTACGATTGTAGAAGAGCAAATTTAACATGGACAGGAGATGCAAACACAAGTTATATTGTTGAAGTAAACTGGGACGATCCTGCATGTTGTAGAGGTGGTGCTAATCCAACAAGTCAACGTTGGGATGTTACTGGAACTTCATTCCAATTACCATACATCAATCAATCAGGATGCTTTAGCTGGAGAGTTGGAGTTAAATGTAAAGATGAAATTGTTTGGTCTGCTTTAGCATGTGGAAGTTGTGATACAAAACCACATGAGCCAGGAACAAGTAGCGTAAAAACAGTAGCGAAAATTACGCCAAATCCAAATGACGGTAATATGAACATTGAAATTTCAGGAAACGACAAAACGCCTTTCACCTTAAAAGTGTATCGTTTTGATGGAACGCTGATCAAAACTTTCAATGAAAATCGTATAGAGAATCAATCAATTAAGATATCTTGGAATGGCAAATCGGTATTAAATCAAGGAATGTACTTCTTTGTTATTACTACGGATACAGAAACCATTACTAAGAAAGTTATTATAGAATAA